The proteins below are encoded in one region of Helianthus annuus cultivar XRQ/B chromosome 2, HanXRQr2.0-SUNRISE, whole genome shotgun sequence:
- the LOC110927244 gene encoding uncharacterized protein LOC110927244, with protein sequence MATAILSYVQSLWPFSRIVNDDLRVSDGLVSRLEVPDETKRFVFAFREPETQAVVYVLCAQNLSERSAVDAERVVRCVKPGAVVVQVKEVEFSDVQLVGDSGDGEHSIPTSSLEVLKRCFLHKIGKDKYENVAGSLVLKGIFGVGFNGHFSAAKRAAEEVGSSFLLLESPFVNIGKDYGHSTEVESGNSSHAFGLQPNNLMPQKASSIITSGSSRFFISDDLLHSQTLKSLMSHLIQLSSEQDTGRVDIQPKDDYEVPQYACSVYPLLEDLHDIFVEIPSIGRALSYAQKMLRDVSKGESVDTQILSEVYAFRIAVEGLRIAFNNAGRMPIKTGSQPPNVDFSSLPDEEKSHALLANALRSQTKNFNSIVAVLDASTLAGLRKHWKTVIPPEIMNTVDELVDESAKDGETETNNHSDKKRKLKDKPVVAVGAGATAVIGASSLSKVVPASAFVKAVTFKVPFSLKLIMTQTQKLVSISVSKILGPTKIIAPGALNSGLNTTSSMKAAASAEKIRTVVHSVIASVEKTSLSAMRSAFYEIMRKRRVRPVGVLPWATFGCSVATCSGLLVYGDGIECVVESVPSAPSIACLGRGVERLQQASQAVEQSEISRVQKSIELLFNRFKMWKLAP encoded by the coding sequence ATGGCCACTGCAATTTTGAGTTACGTACAGAGTTTATGGCCGTTTTCGAGGATTGTGAATGATGATTTGCGAGTATCGGATGGATTGGTGAGTAGATTGGAGGTACCGGACGAGACGAAGCGGTTTGTGTTTGCGTTTCGTGAACCGGAAACGCAGGCGGTGGTTTATGTACTCTGTGCTCAGAATTTGTCTGAGAGATCGGCTGTTGATGCGGAGCGTGTTGTTAGATGTGTTAAGCCAGGTGCGGTTGTCGTTCAGGTTAAGGAGGTTGAGTTTAGTGATGTTCAGTTGGTAGGTGATAGTGGTGATGGTGAACATTCGATTCCGACTTCTTCGTTAGAAGTACTCAAGCGGTGTTTTCTTCATAAAATTGGGAAAGATAAGTATGAGAATGTGGCTGGGAGTTTAGTGTTGAAGGGGATTTTTGGTGTTGGGTTTAACGGTCATTTTTCGGCTGCGAAACGAGCTGCTGAAGAAGTTGGTTCTTCGTTTTTGTTGCTCGAATCGCCATTCGTGAATATAGGAAAGGATTACGGTCACTCAACTGAGGTTGAATCTGGTAACAGTTCACATGCTTTCGGTTTACAGCCTAATAACTTGATGCCACAAAAAGCGAGTTCAATAATTACGTCAGGTTCAAGTAGATTTTTCATTTCAGATGATTTGCTTCATTCCCAGACGTTAAAATCGTTAATGTCTCATTTGATTCAGTTAAGTTCTGAACAAGATACGGGTCGTGTAGACATTCAGCCGAAAGATGATTATGAGGTCCCGCAATATGCGTGTTCTGTGTATCCCTTACTCGAAGATTTGCATGACATATTTGTGGAAATACCTTCGATCGGAAGGGCTTTATCTTACGCACAAAAAATGCTTCGTGATGTCAGCAAAGGAGAGAGTGTTGATACTCAAATCCTTTCAGAAGTTTACGCATTTAGAATTGCAGTTGAGGGGTTACGTATCGCTTTTAATAATGCTGGTCGAATGCCTATCAAAACCGGAAGTCAACCGCCTAATGTTGACTTTTCTTCTCTACCCGATGAAGAAAAGTCACACGCACTTCTTGCAAACGCTCTTCGTAGTCAAACAAAGAACTTCAACTCAATAGTTGCGGTTTTAGATGCTAGTACGTTAGCCGGTTTAAGAAAACATTGGAAAACCGTTATTCCTCCGGAGATTATGAACACTGTCGATGAGCTGGTTGATGAGTCAGCAAAGGACGGTGAAACCGAAACCAACAATCACAGCGATAAAAAACGAAAACTGAAAGATAAACCGGTTGTCGCAGTGGGTGCGGGAGCAACAGCTGTAATCGGAGCTTCATCTCTTTCGAAAGTCGTTCCAGCATCAGCGTTTGTAAAAGCGGTTACATTCAAAGTTCCATTTTCGTTAAAACTAATAATGACACAAACCCAAAAGCTCGTTTCCATATCGGTTAGCAAGATTCTCGGCCCGACAAAAATAATAGCTCCGGGTGCGTTAAACTCTGGACTGAATACAACATCTTCGATGAAAGCAGCTGCTTCTGCGGAGAAGATTCGAACCGTTGTTCACAGCGTCATTGCATCTGTTGAAAAAACGAGTCTTTCGGCAATGAGATCAGCGTTTTACGAAATAATGAGAAAAAGACGTGTGCGTCCAGTTGGGGTTCTTCCGTGGGCTACGTTCGGGTGCAGTGTGGCTACTTGCAGCGGTTTGCTTGTGTACGGTGATGGTATTGAATGTGTTGTCGAATCGGTTCCTTCTGCACCGTCGATTGCGTGTTTGGGTCGTGGGGTGGAACGTTTGCAGCAAGCGTCACAGGCGGTTGAACAAAGTGAAATCTCGAGGGTACAAAAATCTATCGAGTTGCTTTTCAACAGGTTTAAAATGTGGAAACTTGCCCCATGA
- the LOC110900995 gene encoding receptor-like protein EIX2, whose translation MKEEQVIISASIRRGMLFLNSKHTLIKTPRVFSLVDEEATNDCCSWSGVTCNNHSHATGLDLKGGDLKVLSLDDCDLSQIIHPYSHSAANFSFPPHISQIYLGNNNLNSSMYHWLFPLTSNRLETLDLSGNKLDGIPEYLGNLCLGVLYFDENSMPVVFPDLLKNLSGCTSVTLELLQAQSSQLTGSISDDIQKFSSLEALILSHNKLNGSISEKLWKLPNLFRLDLSSNYLKGAIPKIKGKSKITFINLSNNSLEVVPSIAWKCSVRRIDMSSNNFHGPIPHVPSLCLLDLSDNSLTGEIPDCFWHFKQLRVLKLGQNNFSGRLPASLKYLTKLEVLYLYNNSFTGEFPLSLQACKKLAFLDLGANKFSGYVPIWIGEKLQSLYIFRLSSNNFYGTIPSQLCPLVNLTVLDLSMNNLYGTIPTCLGNLTSMVQSSDQNVHAYSTYWEYFGDSYVDHMTFNWQGSIREFSSTLGLMKSIDLSSNNLTGIIPDELTDLHELITLNLSMNALLGGIPANIGQMTNLLHLDVSRNNLSGNIPLSMSQMSSLNYLDVSYNNLSGRIPSGTQLQSFERSRYIGNEGLCGPPLTKYCPGDKELEVTPFLGQSEIGGKGIDELETWFYIGGAIGFATGFWIVCGTLIVNRRWRNAFFHYFDSLKDWVYVKMMVFIAKLQRGANA comes from the exons ATGAAGGAGGAGCAAGTAATTATAAGTGCATCGATAAGGAGAGGCATGCTCTTCTTGAATTCAAAGCATACATTGATCAAGACCCCAAGGGTTTTCTCTCTTGTTGATGAAGAAGCAACCAATGATTGTTGTAGCTGGAGTGGAGTTACATGCAACAACCATTCTCATGCTACTGGCCTTGACTTGAAAGGTGGAGATCTTAAAG TTTTAAGTTTAGATGATTGTGACCTCTCACAGATCATACATCCATATTCTCATTCCGCAGCCAACTTTTCTTTTCCTCCGCATATTAGTCAAATTTATCTCGGAAACAACAACCTCAACTCATCCATGTATCATTGGTTGTTTCCATTAACTAGCAACCGGCTTGAAACTCTTGATCTTTCAGGAAACAAGTTAGATGGGATACCCGAATATCTTGGAAATCTCTGCTTGGGAGTTTTGTATTTTGATGAAAACTCAATGCCTGTCGTATTTCCTGATTTATTGAAAAACTTGTCTGGATGTACATCTGTTACGCTAGAATTGTTGCAAGCTCAATCTAGCCAGTTGACAGGGTCGATATCCGATGATATCCAAAAGTTTTCATCCCTAGAAGCGTTAATCCTTTCTCACAATAAATTAAATGGAAGTATAAGTGAAAAATTGTGGAAACTACCCAATCTTTTCAGGCTTGATCTTTCTTCCAATTATCTTAAAGGAGCCATCCCTAAAATCAAAGGAAAGTCAAAGATTACCTTTATAAATCTTTCAAACAACTCACTCGAAGTTGTTCCTTCCATTGCTTGGAAATGTAGTGTACGAAGGATTGACATGAGCTCCAACAACTTTCATGGTCCTATACCACATGTTCCATCACTGTG TTTACTTGATTTATCGGATAATTCATTAACAGGAGAAATTCCAGATTGTTTTTGGCATTTTAAACAACTAAGAGTTCTTAAGCTTGGTCAAAACAATTTTTCTGGAAGGCTTCCTGCTTCTCTGAAGTATTTGACCAAACTTGAGGTTTTGTACTTGTACAACAACAGCTTCACAGGAGAATTCCCCTTATCTTTACAGGCGTGTAAAAAGTTAGCCTTTTTGGACTTGGGGGCCAATAAGTTTTCTGGTTACGTGCCTATTTGGATCGGCGAAAAATTGCAAAGCTTGTATATTTTTAGACTTTCATCAAATAATTTCTATGGAACTATCCCTTCACAATTATGTCCATTGGTGAATCTAACAGTTTTAGACCTTTCAATGAACAACCTCTATGGAACCATCCCCACATGTCTCGGTAATCTTACTTCCATGGTGCAATCAAGTGACCAAAATGTGCACGCTTATTCTACGTACTGGGAATATTTCGGTGATAGCTATGTTGACCATATGACGTTCAATTGGCAAGGAAGTATACGTGAATTTAGCAGCACTCTAGGATTGATGAAGAGTATTGATTTATCAAGCAACAATCTAACAGGAATTATCCCAGATGAACTAACCGATCTCCATGAATTGATTACACTGAACTTGTCAATGAATGCTCTCCTCGGAGGGATTCCAGCAAATATTGGCCAGATGACAAATCTTCTACATTTGGATGTGTCTCGAAACAATCTTTCGGGAAATATACCGCTAAGCATGTCTCAGATGTCTTCATTAAATTATCTAGACGTGTCATATAATAATTTGTCTGGGAGAATTCCATCTGGCACTCAACTCCAGTCTTTTGAACGTTCAAGATACATCGGAAATGAAGGACTATGTGGACCTCCCCTGACCAAATATTGCCCTGGAGATAAAGAGTTAGAAGTAACCCCCTTTCTTGGTCAAAGTGAGATTGGAGGCAAAGGCATAGATGAACTGGAAACATGGTTTTATATTGGTGGTGCTATCGGCTTTGCAACTGGATTTTGGATAGTATGTGGCACTTTAATTGTCAATCGTCGTTGGAGGAATGCTTTTTTTCACTATTTTGATTCCTTGAAAGATTGGGTTTATGTAAAAATGATGGTCTTCATTGCAAAATTGCAGCGAGGTGCAAATGCATAG